One genomic region from Ralstonia pseudosolanacearum encodes:
- a CDS encoding class I SAM-dependent methyltransferase, with amino-acid sequence MQSTEVSSAPERVGSFVPETAFGIWFLRTHTWAHHVLRVAVNDLKRLITTSLPVAPVIADVGCGQGISFRLLESAFAPQRMIGIDFHRPSLVAAKQAAAALATPVELLHGDCAALPLPDASVDMVFCHQTFHHLVEQDRALAEFHRVLKPGGLLLFAESTEVYIKSWVIRLLFRHPMHVQKSAQGYLDMIRAGGFAFEDRNISLPYLWWSRARDFGLLERLGLHRPKPGKRRETLVNVVATKHE; translated from the coding sequence GTGCAATCCACCGAGGTTTCTTCCGCGCCAGAGCGCGTTGGGTCATTTGTTCCGGAAACGGCGTTCGGCATCTGGTTTTTACGCACGCATACGTGGGCGCATCACGTACTGCGCGTCGCCGTCAACGATTTAAAGCGCCTGATCACGACATCGCTCCCGGTTGCGCCCGTGATTGCGGATGTCGGCTGCGGGCAGGGGATCTCGTTCCGCCTGCTCGAGAGCGCGTTCGCGCCGCAACGCATGATCGGCATCGATTTCCATCGTCCGTCCCTGGTGGCCGCCAAGCAGGCCGCGGCGGCGCTGGCTACGCCGGTCGAGCTGCTACACGGTGATTGCGCAGCGCTGCCCTTGCCGGACGCATCCGTTGACATGGTGTTCTGCCATCAGACCTTCCATCATCTGGTCGAGCAGGACCGGGCACTTGCCGAGTTTCATCGCGTGCTGAAGCCGGGTGGGCTGCTGCTGTTTGCGGAGTCGACCGAGGTCTATATCAAGTCCTGGGTGATCCGGCTGCTGTTCCGTCACCCCATGCATGTGCAGAAAAGCGCGCAGGGCTATCTCGACATGATCCGGGCGGGCGGTTTCGCGTTCGAGGACCGGAACATCTCGCTGCCGTATCTCTGGTGGAGCCGGGCCCGCGACTTTGGCCTGCTGGAACGCCTGGGGCTGCATCGCCCGAAACCGGGCAAGCGGCGCGAGACCCTCGTCAACGTCGTCGCGACCAAGCACGAATAA
- a CDS encoding excinuclease ABC subunit A produces the protein MKHRLLLISLCFAAIATPALARDDVDTYPISEALASEGPDKVAGDIGLYFAGQQHAPVAQSLGVVSLRKTTSTIGAPMESACQYALISTVQALQARARQMGGNAVVEIKSNDRKYPVENTSEFACRAGTFVVAVALKGEVVKLDK, from the coding sequence ATGAAACATCGACTGTTATTGATTTCGCTCTGCTTCGCGGCAATCGCTACCCCCGCGCTGGCCCGCGACGACGTCGACACGTACCCGATCAGCGAAGCGCTCGCCAGCGAGGGGCCCGACAAAGTCGCCGGCGACATCGGCCTGTATTTTGCCGGGCAGCAGCACGCCCCCGTTGCCCAATCGCTGGGGGTGGTCAGTCTCCGGAAGACGACCAGCACGATCGGTGCCCCGATGGAATCGGCGTGCCAGTACGCCCTGATCTCTACCGTACAGGCGTTGCAGGCGCGCGCACGTCAGATGGGCGGCAACGCCGTCGTCGAGATCAAGAGCAACGACAGGAAGTACCCGGTGGAGAACACGTCGGAGTTCGCCTGCCGTGCCGGCACGTTCGTCGTCGCCGTTGCGCTGAAGGGCGAAGTGGTCAAGCTCGACAAGTGA
- a CDS encoding beta-ketoacyl synthase N-terminal-like domain-containing protein, with protein sequence MGIVSCLGNTLDAVAAALREGRSGLSAVGAWRALGLASQVGGVACVADEAPFPRKFERFMGDTARLACHAARKAVEDAALDPAILQSPRVGAVVGSGSGALSAYDAALAISRARGVDRVPPYVVPQAMSSTVSANLAQVFGIGGISYSPSSACTTSALAIGQAAHWIRAGQQDIVLAGGAEELHDNYALLFDAMGALSRASADTPHLASRPYDTARDGFVLASGAGVLVLESLTHARARGARIYAEVIGFGQSTDSSSMVSPQAASIARAIRDTLRHTEAPLDYINTHGPSTPSGDLEELRALKAAFGANTPAFSSTKGLTGHPPGAAGAHEAIYTLLMMRDGFIAGSPNIVTLESAATAMPLVRRSRPADLRTTLSISFGFGGSCAGLMFGADPGDFHS encoded by the coding sequence ATGGGCATCGTGTCCTGCCTCGGCAATACCCTCGATGCGGTTGCCGCAGCCCTGCGCGAAGGTCGCTCGGGCCTGTCGGCCGTCGGGGCGTGGCGCGCGCTCGGACTCGCAAGCCAGGTGGGGGGCGTGGCTTGCGTCGCGGATGAGGCACCGTTTCCCCGCAAGTTTGAGCGGTTCATGGGCGACACCGCGCGCTTGGCCTGTCACGCGGCCCGCAAAGCCGTCGAAGACGCGGCCCTCGATCCGGCCATCCTGCAATCGCCTCGCGTCGGCGCCGTGGTGGGCTCGGGAAGCGGCGCCCTGTCCGCCTACGATGCGGCACTGGCCATCTCGCGCGCACGCGGCGTAGACCGCGTGCCGCCCTATGTCGTGCCGCAAGCGATGAGCAGCACGGTGTCCGCCAATCTTGCGCAGGTCTTCGGCATCGGCGGCATCAGCTATTCGCCGTCGTCCGCGTGTACCACCTCGGCGCTGGCCATCGGACAGGCCGCACACTGGATCCGCGCCGGGCAGCAGGACATCGTTCTGGCGGGCGGTGCCGAAGAGCTGCATGACAACTACGCGCTGCTCTTCGATGCCATGGGCGCCCTGTCGCGTGCCAGCGCGGACACGCCCCATCTGGCCTCCCGGCCCTACGACACGGCCCGCGACGGCTTTGTCCTGGCGTCGGGGGCAGGCGTGCTGGTCCTCGAGTCGCTCACGCATGCCCGCGCGCGCGGTGCGCGCATCTACGCGGAGGTCATCGGGTTCGGCCAAAGCACGGACAGCTCGTCCATGGTGTCGCCACAGGCCGCCAGCATCGCCCGCGCCATCCGCGACACGCTGCGACACACCGAGGCACCGCTGGACTACATCAACACACATGGGCCGTCGACCCCGTCCGGCGACCTGGAAGAACTCCGCGCGCTCAAGGCTGCCTTCGGCGCGAACACACCGGCGTTCTCCTCTACGAAGGGCCTGACCGGGCATCCACCCGGTGCGGCGGGTGCCCACGAAGCCATCTACACGCTGCTGATGATGCGCGACGGGTTCATTGCCGGCAGCCCGAATATCGTGACGCTCGAATCGGCGGCCACGGCCATGCCCCTGGTCCGCCGCTCGCGCCCGGCCGACCTTCGCACCACCCTGTCCATTTCTTTCGGGTTCGGCGGCAGTTGCGCCGGCCTGATGTTCGGCGCCGATCCCGGCGATTTCCACTCATAA